A stretch of the Pseudomonas sp. ACM7 genome encodes the following:
- the clpS gene encoding ATP-dependent Clp protease adapter ClpS — protein sequence MHAISQIRLTFNQDRPDSHDDDSAGIAVQEAKPALQAPPMYKVVLFNDDYTPMDFVVEVLEVFFNLNRELATKVMLAVHTEGRAVCGVFTRDIAETKAMQVNQYARESQHPLLCEIEKDG from the coding sequence ATGCATGCAATCAGCCAGATTCGACTAACATTCAATCAGGATCGCCCTGATTCACACGACGACGATTCCGCAGGCATTGCTGTTCAGGAGGCAAAGCCTGCTTTACAGGCGCCGCCGATGTACAAGGTGGTTTTGTTCAATGATGACTACACACCGATGGATTTCGTCGTCGAAGTGCTCGAGGTGTTTTTTAACCTGAATCGCGAGCTGGCGACCAAGGTCATGCTGGCCGTCCACACAGAAGGACGGGCAGTATGTGGAGTGTTTACCCGCGACATCGCCGAGACTAAGGCCATGCAGGTCAACCAGTACGCCAGGGAAAGCCAGCATCCGCTACTCTGTGAAATCGAGAAGGACGGTTAA
- a CDS encoding cold shock domain-containing protein: MSVGKVKWFNNAKGFGFINTDAREGRDEDGHLIDFFAHYSAIEMVGYKTLKAGQLVSFEIVQGPKGLHAVKIGAATTENEQAAATQQETVSN, from the coding sequence ATGTCAGTCGGTAAGGTGAAATGGTTCAACAATGCCAAGGGATTCGGTTTCATTAACACCGACGCCAGAGAAGGCCGTGACGAAGACGGTCATCTTATTGATTTCTTTGCACACTATTCGGCCATTGAAATGGTCGGATACAAGACTCTCAAGGCCGGGCAACTCGTAAGCTTCGAGATCGTCCAGGGACCCAAAGGGCTGCACGCAGTCAAGATTGGGGCTGCCACGACCGAGAACGAACAGGCCGCTGCCACCCAACAGGAAACAGTGTCGAACTGA
- the icd gene encoding NADP-dependent isocitrate dehydrogenase, protein MGYKKIQVPAVGDKITVNADHSLNVPNNPIIPFIEGDGIGVDISPVMIKVVDAAVKKAYGGERKISWMEVYAGEKATQVYDQDTWLPQETLDAVKDYVVSIKGPLTTPVGGGIRSLNVALRQQLDLYVCLRPVRWFEGVPSPVKKPGDVDMTIFRENSEDIYAGIEWKAGSPEATKVIKFLKDEMGVTKIRFDENCGIGIKPVSLQGTKRLARKALQYVVDNDRDSLTIVHKGNIMKFTEGAFKEWAYEVAAEEFGATLLDGGPWMQFKNPKTGKNVIVKDAIADAMLQQILLRPAEYDVIATLNLNGDYLSDALAAEVGGIGIAPGANLSDTIAMFEATHGTAPKYAGKDQVNPGSLILSAEMMLRHMGWTEAADLIIKGTNGAISAKTVTYDFHRLMEGAKLLSSSAFGDALISHM, encoded by the coding sequence ATGGGATACAAGAAGATTCAGGTTCCAGCAGTCGGCGACAAAATCACCGTCAACGCGGACCATTCTCTCAATGTTCCTAACAACCCGATCATCCCCTTCATCGAAGGTGATGGTATTGGCGTTGATATCAGCCCGGTCATGATCAAGGTTGTCGATGCTGCTGTTAAGAAGGCTTACGGCGGCGAGCGCAAAATTTCCTGGATGGAAGTCTACGCCGGGGAGAAAGCGACTCAGGTTTACGATCAGGACACCTGGCTACCCCAGGAAACCCTGGACGCGGTCAAGGATTACGTGGTTTCCATCAAGGGCCCTCTGACCACCCCGGTCGGTGGCGGCATCCGTTCCCTGAACGTGGCCCTGCGTCAGCAACTCGACCTTTATGTCTGCCTGCGCCCTGTGCGCTGGTTCGAAGGCGTGCCTAGCCCGGTCAAGAAGCCAGGCGACGTCGACATGACGATCTTCCGTGAGAACTCGGAAGACATCTACGCCGGTATCGAGTGGAAAGCCGGTTCGCCGGAAGCGACCAAAGTCATCAAGTTCCTTAAAGATGAAATGGGCGTCACCAAGATCCGTTTCGACGAAAACTGCGGTATCGGCATCAAGCCGGTTTCGCTGCAAGGCACCAAGCGTCTGGCGCGAAAAGCTCTGCAGTATGTGGTCGACAATGACCGCGACTCGCTGACCATCGTGCACAAAGGCAACATCATGAAGTTCACCGAAGGTGCCTTCAAGGAATGGGCCTACGAAGTGGCGGCTGAAGAGTTCGGCGCGACCCTGCTCGATGGCGGTCCGTGGATGCAGTTCAAAAACCCGAAAACCGGCAAGAACGTTATCGTCAAAGACGCCATCGCCGACGCCATGCTCCAGCAGATCCTGCTGCGCCCGGCCGAATACGATGTGATCGCGACCCTGAACCTGAACGGCGACTACCTCTCCGACGCCCTGGCGGCGGAAGTCGGCGGTATCGGTATCGCACCGGGTGCCAACCTGTCTGACACCATTGCGATGTTCGAAGCGACCCACGGTACTGCGCCGAAGTACGCTGGCAAGGACCAGGTCAACCCAGGTTCGCTGATCCTGTCCGCAGAGATGATGCTGCGTCACATGGGCTGGACTGAAGCGGCTGATCTGATCATCAAGGGCACCAATGGCGCGATTTCGGCCAAGACAGTGACCTATGACTTCCACCGTCTGATGGAGGGCGCGAAACTGCTGTCTTCGTCTGCGTTCGGTGACGCGCTGATTTCGCATATGTAA
- a CDS encoding NADP-dependent isocitrate dehydrogenase, translated as MPTRSKIIYTFTDEAPALATYSLLPIVEAFTASADIAVETRDISLAGRILASFPEQLGDNAVADHLAELGDLAVTPEANIIKLPNISASVPQLQAAIKELQAQGFALPDYPETVTSDADKLAKSRYDKIKGSAVNPVLREGNSDRRAPLSVKNYARKHPHKMGAWATDSKSHVAHMSTGDFYGSEKAALIDAADAVKIELIAQDGTTTVLKEKTTVQAGEILDCAVMSKNALRSFIAAEIEDAKQKGVLLSVHLKATMMKVSDPIMFGQIVAEFYKDALAKHADVLAQIGFNLNNGIGDLYARIKALPAEQQAQIEADIQAVYAARPSLAMVNSDKGITNLHVPSDVIVDASMPAMIRDSGKMWGTDGQLHDTKAVIPDRCYATIYQAVIEDCKLHGAFDPTTMGSVPNVGLMAKKAEEYGSHDKTFQIKSNGVVRVSDGAGRTLLEQSVEAGDIFRMCQTKDAPIQDWVKLAVNRARASATPAIFWLDPMRAHDGVVIEKVQAYLKDHDTSGLDIRIMSPVDAMAFTLGRTREGKDTISVTGNVLRDYLTDLFPIMELGTSAKMLSIVPLMNGGGLFETGAGGSAPKHVQQLLEENFLRWDSLGEFLALAASLEHLGVTYNNPKALVLAKTLDQATGQFLDNNKSPSRKVGNIDNRGSHFYLALYWAQALAAQTEDTALQAQFGELAKTLTENEATIVAELNAVQGKPVDIGGYYHANAELISKAMRPSNTFNAAIAALV; from the coding sequence ATGCCCACCCGCTCGAAGATCATCTATACCTTCACCGACGAAGCTCCCGCCCTCGCCACCTATTCTCTGTTGCCTATCGTAGAGGCCTTCACCGCCTCCGCTGATATCGCCGTGGAAACCCGCGATATCTCTCTTGCAGGGCGCATTCTGGCCAGCTTCCCCGAGCAACTGGGTGACAACGCCGTAGCCGACCACCTCGCCGAACTGGGCGACCTGGCCGTTACGCCTGAAGCCAACATCATCAAGCTGCCGAACATCAGCGCCTCGGTTCCGCAACTGCAAGCCGCGATCAAGGAACTGCAAGCCCAGGGCTTCGCACTACCTGACTACCCGGAAACCGTGACCAGCGACGCCGACAAGCTCGCCAAGTCGCGTTACGACAAGATCAAGGGCAGCGCCGTGAACCCGGTTCTGCGCGAAGGCAACTCCGATCGTCGTGCACCGCTGTCGGTCAAGAACTACGCGCGCAAGCACCCGCACAAAATGGGCGCCTGGGCTACGGACTCCAAGTCCCACGTCGCGCACATGAGCACCGGCGATTTCTACGGCAGTGAAAAAGCTGCCCTGATCGACGCCGCTGATGCCGTCAAAATCGAACTGATCGCTCAAGACGGCACCACCACCGTCCTGAAAGAAAAAACCACCGTGCAAGCCGGTGAGATCCTCGATTGCGCGGTCATGAGCAAAAACGCTCTGCGCAGCTTCATCGCTGCCGAGATCGAAGACGCCAAGCAAAAAGGCGTGCTGCTGTCGGTTCACTTGAAAGCCACCATGATGAAGGTCTCCGACCCGATCATGTTCGGCCAGATCGTTGCCGAGTTCTATAAAGACGCACTGGCCAAGCACGCTGACGTGCTGGCGCAGATCGGCTTCAACCTGAACAACGGCATCGGCGACCTGTACGCTCGCATCAAGGCTTTGCCGGCCGAGCAACAAGCGCAGATCGAAGCGGACATTCAGGCGGTCTACGCCGCTCGTCCATCGTTGGCCATGGTCAACTCCGACAAAGGCATCACCAACCTGCACGTGCCGAGCGACGTTATCGTCGACGCCTCGATGCCGGCGATGATCCGTGACTCCGGCAAAATGTGGGGCACTGACGGTCAGTTGCACGACACCAAGGCTGTGATCCCGGATCGCTGCTACGCGACCATCTACCAGGCGGTAATCGAAGACTGCAAGCTGCACGGCGCTTTCGATCCAACCACCATGGGCAGCGTGCCAAACGTTGGCCTGATGGCGAAAAAAGCCGAAGAGTACGGCTCGCACGACAAGACTTTCCAGATCAAGTCCAACGGCGTAGTTCGGGTTTCCGATGGCGCTGGCCGCACCCTGCTGGAACAGTCGGTTGAAGCCGGCGACATCTTCCGCATGTGCCAGACCAAAGACGCGCCGATCCAGGACTGGGTCAAACTGGCCGTCAACCGTGCTCGCGCAAGCGCAACTCCAGCAATCTTCTGGCTGGACCCAATGCGCGCCCACGACGGTGTAGTGATCGAGAAAGTTCAGGCTTACCTGAAGGATCACGACACCTCCGGCCTGGACATCCGCATCATGTCGCCAGTCGACGCGATGGCGTTCACCCTGGGTCGCACTCGCGAAGGCAAGGACACCATCTCGGTGACCGGCAACGTACTGCGCGACTACCTGACTGACCTGTTCCCGATCATGGAACTGGGCACCAGCGCCAAGATGCTGTCGATCGTTCCGCTGATGAACGGCGGCGGTCTGTTCGAAACCGGCGCCGGCGGTTCGGCACCGAAGCACGTTCAGCAGCTGCTGGAAGAGAACTTCCTGCGCTGGGATTCCCTGGGCGAGTTCCTGGCCCTGGCCGCTTCCCTTGAGCACCTGGGTGTGACCTACAACAACCCTAAAGCGCTGGTGCTGGCCAAGACTCTGGATCAGGCCACCGGCCAGTTCCTGGACAACAACAAGTCGCCATCGCGCAAAGTCGGCAACATCGACAACCGCGGCAGCCACTTCTACCTGGCGCTGTACTGGGCTCAAGCCCTGGCTGCCCAGACCGAAGACACTGCACTGCAAGCGCAGTTCGGCGAACTGGCCAAGACCCTGACCGAGAACGAAGCAACCATCGTTGCCGAGCTCAACGCCGTTCAGGGCAAGCCAGTGGACATCGGCGGTTACTACCACGCCAATGCCGAGCTGATCAGCAAGGCCATGCGCCCAAGCAACACCTTCAACGCCGCGATCGCTGCGCTGGTTTAA
- a CDS encoding NUDIX hydrolase, which yields MDWLPHITVATIVEDNGRFLMVEETKHGRTVLNQPAGHLDPDETLIEAAVRETLEETGWDVEPTGVVGIYLYTAPSNGVTYQRVCFTAKPLKHHPDYQLDDGIVGAKWLTRDELLAQRANWRSELIIRCIDDYLDGQHFALELIRPSL from the coding sequence ATGGATTGGCTACCCCACATCACCGTCGCCACCATCGTCGAAGACAACGGCCGCTTCCTGATGGTCGAAGAAACCAAGCACGGACGAACGGTACTCAATCAGCCCGCCGGTCACCTCGACCCGGACGAAACCCTGATCGAGGCCGCCGTACGCGAAACCCTCGAAGAAACCGGCTGGGACGTCGAGCCGACCGGCGTGGTGGGCATTTACCTCTACACCGCCCCGAGCAACGGCGTGACTTATCAGCGGGTCTGCTTCACCGCAAAACCGCTCAAACATCACCCCGACTATCAACTGGACGACGGCATCGTCGGCGCAAAATGGCTGACGCGTGACGAACTGCTGGCACAGCGCGCAAACTGGCGCAGTGAGCTGATCATCCGCTGTATTGATGATTATCTGGACGGTCAACACTTCGCTCTCGAACTGATCCGCCCTTCTCTTTAG
- the mnmA gene encoding tRNA 2-thiouridine(34) synthase MnmA encodes MRDPAPSDTQKKRVIVGMSGGVDSSVSALLLIEQGYEVEGLFMKNWEEDDGTEYCTAMDDLADAQAVCDKIGIKLHTANFAAEYWDNVFEHFLAEYKAGRTPNPDILCNREIKFKAFLDYAMMLGADLIATGHYVRRRDIDGRTELLKGLDPNKDQSYFLHAVGGEQIAKTLFPVGELEKPEVRAIAEKHELATAKKKDSTGICFIGERRFSDFLKQYLPAQPGEIKTTEGEVIGRHHGLMYHTIGQRQGLGIGGLKDASDEPWYVLIKDLEHNELIVGQGNDHPYLFSRALLASDIYWVNPIDLSEPRRLTAKVRYRQSDQPCTLEKTATGYRATFDDPQRAVTPGQSVVFYDGEICLGGGVIEVAEPWTSKGTAQGEQQ; translated from the coding sequence ATGCGTGATCCAGCCCCTTCTGACACACAAAAGAAGCGCGTCATTGTCGGCATGTCCGGCGGCGTGGACTCTTCCGTTTCCGCTCTCCTGCTGATCGAGCAGGGTTATGAGGTGGAAGGCCTGTTCATGAAGAACTGGGAAGAAGACGATGGAACGGAATACTGCACCGCCATGGATGACTTGGCGGACGCTCAGGCCGTGTGCGACAAGATTGGTATCAAACTGCATACCGCCAACTTCGCCGCCGAATACTGGGACAACGTGTTCGAGCACTTCCTGGCCGAATACAAGGCCGGTCGCACGCCGAACCCGGACATCCTCTGCAACCGCGAGATCAAGTTCAAGGCGTTCCTCGATTACGCCATGATGCTCGGCGCCGACCTGATCGCCACCGGTCACTACGTGCGTCGCCGCGACATCGATGGTCGCACCGAGCTGCTCAAGGGCCTGGACCCGAACAAGGACCAGAGCTACTTCCTGCACGCCGTTGGCGGCGAACAGATCGCCAAGACCCTGTTCCCGGTCGGCGAGCTGGAAAAACCTGAAGTCCGCGCGATTGCCGAGAAACACGAACTCGCCACCGCGAAGAAAAAGGATTCCACCGGGATCTGCTTTATCGGCGAACGCCGCTTCAGCGACTTCCTCAAGCAATACCTGCCGGCCCAGCCAGGCGAGATCAAGACCACCGAAGGTGAAGTCATCGGCCGTCACCACGGCTTGATGTATCACACCATCGGCCAGCGTCAGGGCCTGGGCATCGGCGGCCTGAAAGACGCCAGTGACGAGCCGTGGTACGTGCTGATCAAAGACCTGGAGCACAACGAATTGATCGTTGGCCAGGGCAATGACCATCCGTACCTGTTCTCCCGCGCCCTGCTCGCTTCAGACATCTATTGGGTCAACCCGATCGACCTGAGCGAACCACGCCGATTGACCGCCAAAGTCCGCTATCGCCAAAGCGACCAGCCGTGCACGCTAGAAAAAACCGCCACCGGCTACCGCGCGACCTTCGATGACCCGCAACGCGCGGTCACCCCAGGCCAGTCCGTGGTGTTCTACGACGGTGAAATCTGCCTCGGCGGCGGCGTGATCGAAGTCGCGGAGCCGTGGACCAGCAAAGGCACTGCTCAAGGCGAGCAGCAATGA
- the hflD gene encoding high frequency lysogenization protein HflD has product MSPTQEQLTALGGVFLAAVLVDKIAKTGQTAEAGLTCMLGSLLIRDPKDTLEVYGGDDINLREGYRALIGALERDPSTLQREPLRYALAMLGLERQLAKRNDMLDVIGKRLPQIQSQVEHFGPAHENVIAACGALYQDTLSTLRQRIQVHGDMRNLQQPSNASKIRALLLAGIRSARLWRQLGGHRWQLVISRRKLLKELYPLMRSS; this is encoded by the coding sequence ATGAGCCCGACTCAGGAGCAACTGACGGCACTGGGCGGCGTGTTCCTCGCCGCCGTGCTGGTCGACAAGATCGCCAAAACCGGCCAGACCGCCGAAGCCGGCCTGACGTGCATGCTCGGCAGCCTGCTGATTCGCGACCCCAAAGACACCCTGGAAGTCTACGGCGGCGACGACATCAATCTGCGTGAAGGTTACCGCGCGCTGATCGGCGCCCTGGAGCGCGACCCAAGCACCCTTCAGCGCGAACCGCTGCGCTATGCGCTGGCGATGCTCGGTCTGGAGCGTCAACTGGCCAAGCGCAACGACATGCTGGACGTAATCGGCAAGCGTCTGCCGCAGATTCAGTCTCAGGTCGAGCACTTCGGTCCGGCGCACGAAAACGTGATTGCCGCGTGCGGCGCGCTGTACCAGGACACCCTGAGCACCCTGCGCCAGCGAATTCAGGTCCACGGCGACATGCGCAACCTGCAGCAACCGAGCAACGCTTCGAAAATCCGCGCCCTGTTGCTGGCCGGAATTCGTTCGGCACGCCTGTGGCGGCAGTTGGGCGGTCATCGCTGGCAGCTGGTGATCAGCCGTCGCAAGTTACTGAAAGAGCTTTACCCGCTGATGCGCAGCAGCTGA
- the purB gene encoding adenylosuccinate lyase yields MQLSSLTAVSPVDGRYAGKTQALRPIFSEYGLIRARVLVEVRWLQRLAAHPGISEVPAFSAEANAVLNTLAENFALEHAERVKEIERTTNHDVKAIEYLLKEQAAKLPELAAVSEFIHFACTSEDINNLSHALMLREGRDDVMLPLMRQTAEAIRELAIRFADVPMLSRTHGQPASPTTLGKELANAVYRLERQIAQVAAVPLLGKINGAVGNYNAHISAYPEIDWEENARAFIEDELGLGFNPYTTQIEPHDYIAELFDAIARFNTILIDFDRDIWGYISLGYFKQRTIAGEIGSSTMPHKVNPIDFENSEGNLGIANALFQHLASKLPISRWQRDLTDSTVLRNLGVGFAHSVIAYEASLKGISKLELNAQKIAADLDACWEVLAEPIQTVMRRYNIENPYEKLKELTRGKGISPEALQTFIDGLDMPAAAKAELKLLTPANYIGNAVEQAKRI; encoded by the coding sequence ATGCAGCTTTCTTCGCTCACTGCGGTTTCCCCTGTTGACGGCCGCTACGCCGGCAAAACCCAGGCCCTGCGCCCAATTTTCAGCGAATACGGTCTGATCCGTGCTCGCGTTCTGGTTGAAGTGCGCTGGCTCCAGCGCCTGGCCGCTCACCCTGGCATCAGCGAAGTGCCGGCGTTCTCCGCCGAAGCCAACGCGGTGCTGAACACCCTGGCGGAAAACTTCGCTCTGGAGCACGCCGAGCGTGTCAAAGAGATCGAGCGCACCACTAACCACGACGTCAAAGCCATCGAATACCTGCTCAAAGAGCAAGCGGCCAAGCTGCCGGAACTGGCCGCTGTCAGCGAATTCATCCACTTTGCCTGCACTAGCGAGGACATCAACAACCTGTCCCACGCCCTGATGCTGCGCGAAGGCCGTGATGACGTGATGCTGCCGCTGATGCGCCAGACCGCCGAAGCCATCCGCGAACTGGCCATCCGTTTCGCTGACGTGCCGATGCTGTCGCGCACCCACGGTCAACCGGCCTCGCCGACCACCCTGGGCAAAGAGCTGGCAAACGCGGTTTACCGTCTGGAGCGTCAAATCGCTCAAGTCGCTGCCGTTCCGCTGCTGGGCAAGATCAACGGCGCTGTCGGCAACTACAACGCACACATCTCCGCCTACCCGGAAATCGACTGGGAAGAAAACGCCCGCGCCTTCATCGAAGACGAGCTGGGCCTGGGCTTCAACCCGTACACCACGCAGATCGAACCGCACGACTACATCGCCGAGCTGTTCGACGCGATCGCGCGCTTCAACACCATCCTGATCGACTTCGACCGCGACATCTGGGGCTACATCTCCCTGGGTTATTTCAAGCAGCGCACCATCGCTGGCGAAATCGGTTCGTCGACGATGCCGCACAAGGTCAACCCGATCGACTTCGAGAACTCCGAAGGCAACCTGGGCATCGCCAACGCACTGTTCCAGCACCTGGCGAGCAAGCTGCCGATCTCCCGCTGGCAGCGTGACCTGACCGACTCCACCGTCCTGCGCAACCTCGGTGTCGGCTTCGCCCACAGCGTGATCGCGTACGAAGCCAGTCTGAAAGGCATCAGCAAACTCGAGCTCAACGCTCAGAAGATTGCTGCCGACCTGGACGCATGCTGGGAAGTATTGGCCGAGCCAATCCAGACCGTGATGCGTCGCTACAACATCGAAAACCCGTACGAAAAACTGAAAGAGTTGACCCGTGGCAAGGGCATCAGCCCTGAAGCACTGCAAACTTTCATCGACGGCCTGGACATGCCAGCCGCCGCCAAGGCCGAGCTGAAACTGCTCACCCCGGCGAACTACATCGGTAACGCTGTAGAGCAAGCCAAACGCATCTGA
- a CDS encoding cupin domain-containing protein — MNPDIPLQLLGGITAREFLRDYWQKKPLLIRQAIPEFESPIDADELAGLALEEEVESRLVIEHGERPWELRRGPFAEDEFSKLPERDWTLLVQAVDQFVPEVSELLENFRFLPSWRVDDVMISFAAPGGSVGPHFDNYDVFLLQGQGKRNWKIGQMCDSESKLLPHADLRILADFEATDEWVLEPGDMLYLPPRLAHCGVAVDDCMTYSVGFRAPSASEVLTHFTDFLSQFLTDEERYTDADALPAVDPHQIQHDALDRLKALLAEHMSDERLLLTWFGQYMTEPRYPELVVGPEEVEEEDFLASLEQGAVLIRNPSARMAWSEVDDDLLLFASGQSRYLPGKLRELLKLICAADALHTDNLGDWLNDEDGRGLLCELVKQGSLGFADE; from the coding sequence ATGAATCCTGACATTCCTCTTCAACTTCTGGGCGGCATCACGGCGCGCGAATTCCTGCGCGACTACTGGCAGAAAAAACCCCTGCTCATCCGTCAGGCGATTCCTGAATTCGAAAGCCCGATCGACGCCGACGAACTGGCCGGCCTGGCGCTGGAAGAGGAAGTCGAATCGCGCCTGGTGATCGAGCACGGCGAGCGCCCTTGGGAATTGCGCCGCGGCCCGTTCGCTGAAGACGAGTTCAGCAAACTGCCGGAACGCGACTGGACCCTGCTGGTACAAGCGGTCGACCAATTCGTGCCGGAAGTCAGCGAACTGCTGGAAAACTTCCGCTTTTTGCCAAGCTGGCGCGTCGACGACGTGATGATCAGCTTCGCCGCCCCGGGTGGCAGCGTGGGTCCGCACTTCGATAACTACGACGTGTTCCTGCTGCAAGGTCAGGGCAAGCGCAACTGGAAAATCGGCCAGATGTGCGACTCCGAAAGCAAGCTGCTGCCACACGCCGACCTGCGCATCCTCGCCGACTTCGAAGCCACCGATGAGTGGGTTCTGGAACCGGGCGACATGCTTTACCTGCCGCCGCGTCTGGCACATTGCGGCGTTGCGGTGGATGACTGCATGACCTACTCGGTCGGCTTCCGCGCCCCGAGCGCCTCTGAAGTGCTGACTCACTTCACCGACTTCCTCAGCCAGTTCCTGACCGATGAAGAGCGTTACACCGATGCCGACGCGCTGCCGGCGGTTGATCCGCACCAGATTCAGCACGACGCCCTTGATCGCCTGAAAGCATTGCTGGCCGAGCACATGAGCGATGAGCGCCTGCTGCTGACCTGGTTCGGCCAGTACATGACCGAGCCGCGCTACCCGGAGCTGGTCGTCGGCCCGGAAGAAGTCGAAGAAGAAGACTTCCTCGCCAGCCTTGAACAAGGCGCCGTGCTGATCCGCAACCCGAGCGCACGCATGGCCTGGTCCGAAGTCGATGACGACCTGCTGCTGTTCGCCAGTGGCCAGAGCCGTTACCTGCCGGGCAAACTGCGCGAGCTGCTGAAACTGATCTGCGCCGCCGACGCCCTGCACACCGACAACCTCGGTGACTGGCTGAACGACGAAGACGGCCGCGGCCTGCTGTGCGAGCTGGTCAAGCAAGGCAGCCTGGGGTTCGCTGATGAATAA
- a CDS encoding GNAT family N-acetyltransferase, protein MNKIHVRVADWQKDNAEIRRIRETVFIAEQSVPPELEWDADDATAVHFLAFEGDFPIGTARLLPDGHVGRVSVLKDWRGLKVGDALMQAVIGEAEKRGLKQQMLSAQVQATAFYERLGFSLVSEEFLEAGIPHVDMVRHSA, encoded by the coding sequence ATGAATAAAATCCACGTTCGTGTCGCAGACTGGCAAAAGGACAACGCCGAGATCCGGCGCATTCGTGAGACGGTGTTCATCGCCGAGCAATCCGTTCCGCCTGAGCTGGAATGGGATGCTGATGACGCAACGGCGGTGCATTTTCTGGCCTTCGAAGGCGACTTTCCGATTGGCACCGCCCGCCTGCTGCCCGATGGCCACGTCGGCCGGGTGTCGGTGCTGAAAGACTGGCGCGGATTGAAAGTCGGCGATGCGCTGATGCAAGCGGTGATCGGTGAAGCCGAGAAGCGCGGGCTCAAGCAGCAGATGCTGAGCGCACAGGTACAGGCGACAGCGTTCTATGAGCGCCTGGGCTTCAGCCTGGTCAGTGAGGAATTCCTGGAAGCAGGCATTCCGCATGTGGACATGGTAAGGCACTCAGCCTGA
- a CDS encoding secretin N-terminal domain-containing protein — protein sequence MSLRTLLTTLLLSCSFSAMAATEIVPLNYRTSADMLPMAQDFIGKEGQVSAYGNQLIVNADQRKIDELKALIMQLDVAAKRLLITVDTNENNFQGDQGYSVNGAKPSQTRIINRSTDSRDGGIQQIQASEGAPALIQVGQSVPLTSTQTDSYGDLRSKTEYRNVTQGFYVTASVTGDIVHLAISTNRDRMSQERPDVVNVQSTDTTVTGRLGEWITLAGMNRQTQADKQGQTRSYSTQGRDDMTLRVKIDTLD from the coding sequence ATGTCCCTACGCACCCTGCTCACCACGTTGCTGCTGAGCTGCAGTTTTTCGGCCATGGCAGCCACCGAGATCGTGCCACTGAACTACCGTACCAGTGCCGACATGCTGCCGATGGCCCAGGATTTCATCGGCAAGGAGGGCCAGGTCAGCGCCTACGGCAACCAACTGATCGTCAATGCCGATCAGCGCAAGATCGACGAACTTAAAGCCTTGATCATGCAACTCGATGTGGCCGCCAAACGTCTGCTGATCACTGTCGACACCAACGAAAACAACTTCCAGGGCGATCAGGGTTACTCGGTAAACGGTGCGAAACCGAGCCAGACTCGCATCATCAACCGCAGCACCGACAGCCGTGACGGCGGGATTCAGCAGATCCAGGCCAGCGAAGGCGCGCCGGCACTGATCCAGGTCGGCCAAAGCGTCCCGCTCACCAGCACTCAGACCGATTCCTACGGCGACCTGCGCAGCAAGACCGAATACCGCAACGTCACCCAGGGTTTCTACGTCACCGCCAGCGTCACCGGCGACATCGTTCACTTGGCGATCAGTACCAATCGTGACCGCATGAGCCAGGAACGTCCCGATGTAGTGAATGTGCAAAGTACCGACACAACTGTCACGGGACGCTTGGGTGAATGGATCACCCTGGCCGGCATGAACCGCCAGACTCAGGCCGACAAACAGGGCCAGACCCGCAGCTACTCGACTCAGGGCCGCGATGACATGACCCTACGGGTGAAAATCGATACTTTGGACTAA